In one Nocardia tengchongensis genomic region, the following are encoded:
- a CDS encoding ribose-phosphate diphosphokinase, with amino-acid sequence MTAFSTDNQKNLMLFSGRAHPELAEAVAKELNVHVTPQTARDFANGETFVRFEESVRGSDAFVLQSFPAPLNQWVMEHLIMIDALKRGSAKRITSVLPFYPYARQDKKHRGREPISARLIADLLKTAGVDRIITIDLHTDQIQGFFDGPVDHMHAQVQLAEHIRNNYDLSNITVVSPDAGRVKVAEKWANSLADAPMAFIHKTRDPLVPNQTVSNRVVGEVEGRTCILIDDMIDTGGTIAGAVKVLKQAGAGDVVIAATHGILSDPAAERLANCGAKEVVVTNTLPIDESKKFPTLTVLSIAPLLAQTIREVFENGSVTGLFNGNA; translated from the coding sequence GTGACCGCGTTCTCTACCGATAACCAGAAGAATCTGATGCTGTTCTCGGGACGCGCTCATCCTGAGCTCGCCGAGGCGGTGGCCAAGGAACTCAACGTTCACGTCACCCCCCAGACCGCCCGCGACTTCGCGAACGGCGAGACCTTCGTCCGGTTCGAGGAATCGGTCCGCGGCTCCGACGCCTTCGTGCTGCAGAGCTTCCCGGCCCCGCTGAACCAGTGGGTCATGGAGCACCTGATCATGATCGACGCGCTCAAGCGCGGTTCGGCCAAGCGCATCACCTCGGTGCTGCCGTTCTACCCCTACGCCCGCCAGGACAAGAAGCACCGCGGCCGCGAGCCCATCTCGGCCCGCCTGATCGCGGACCTGCTCAAGACCGCGGGCGTGGACCGGATCATCACCATCGACCTGCACACCGATCAGATCCAGGGCTTCTTCGACGGCCCGGTCGATCACATGCACGCGCAGGTGCAGCTGGCCGAGCACATCCGCAACAACTACGACCTGTCCAACATCACGGTCGTCTCCCCCGACGCCGGCCGCGTGAAGGTCGCCGAGAAGTGGGCCAACTCGCTGGCGGACGCGCCGATGGCGTTCATCCACAAGACTCGCGACCCGCTGGTCCCCAACCAGACCGTCTCCAACCGCGTGGTCGGTGAGGTCGAGGGCCGCACCTGCATCCTGATCGACGACATGATCGACACCGGTGGCACCATCGCCGGCGCGGTCAAGGTGCTCAAGCAGGCCGGCGCGGGCGACGTGGTCATCGCCGCCACCCACGGCATCCTGTCCGACCCGGCCGCCGAGCGTCTCGCCAACTGCGGGGCCAAGGAGGTCGTGGTGACCAACACCCTGCCGATCGACGAGTCGAAGAAGTTCCCGACGCTGACCGTGCTCTCGATCGCGCCGCTGCTGGCGCAGACCATCCGCGAGGTCTTCGAGAACGGCTCCGTCACCGGTCTTTTCAACGGCAACGCGTAA